The Eriocheir sinensis breed Jianghai 21 chromosome 21, ASM2467909v1, whole genome shotgun sequence genome includes a region encoding these proteins:
- the LOC127001810 gene encoding uncharacterized protein LOC127001810, giving the protein MRWSRRLEMQDTNHFLKAALQVGPWRVTRRVLLFVVVFCLVIIVFGSLILKTHAFDGRDDDDWDDDDDDDDDERPLSSGDSLMLVLMGLAGEWQAADMLTSFMLTVFV; this is encoded by the exons atgcgttg gTCAAGGCGTCTCGAAATGCAGGACACCAATCACTTCCTAAAGGCGgcgttgcag GTGGGGCCGTGGCGCGTCACCCGCCGCGTACTGTTGTTCGTGGTGGTGTTCTGCCTCGTCATCATCGTCTTCGGCAGCCTCATCCTAAAGACGCACGCCTTCGACGGCCGCGACGACGATGATtgggacgacgacgatgatgacgacgacgacgagcgGCCCTTGAGCAGCGGTGACTCCCTTATGCTGGTCCTCATGGGCCTGGCGGGTGAGTGGCAAGCAGCAGATATGCTGACCTCTTTTATGCTAACTGTTTTTGTTTGA